The nucleotide sequence TAATGCTTTCTATGCATGTGCATCTACAGGAggtagggaagggggaggtgTAATAATATTATTAATGCTTTCTATGCATGTCCATCTACAGGGGATAGGGAAGGGGGATGTGTAATAATATTATTAATGCTTTCTATGCATGTCCAtctatagggggtagggaagggagaggtgtaataataatattaatgcTTTCTATGCATGTGAATCTAcagggggtagggaagggggaggtgTAATAATATTATTAATTCTTTCTATGCATGTGCATCTAcagggggtagggaagggggaggtgTAATAATATTATTAATGCTTTCTATGCATGTCCATCTACAGGGGGTAGGGAAGGGAGAGGTGTAATAATATTATTAATGCTTTCTATGCATGTCCATCTACAGGGGGTAGGGAAGGGAGAGGTGTAATAATATTATTAATGCTTTCTGTGCATGTCCATCTAcagggggtagggaagggggaggtgTAATAATATTATTAATGCTTTCTATGCATGTGCATCTACAGGGGGTAGGGAAGGTGTAATAATATTATTAATGCTTTCTATGCATGTGCATCTAcagggggtagggaagggggaggtgTAATAATATTATTAATGCTTTCTGTGCATGTCCATCTACAGGGggtaggaaagggggaggtgtaATAATATTATTAATGCTTTCTATGCATGTGCATCTAcagggggtagggaagggggaggtgTAATAATATTATTAATGCTTTCTATGCAGTGGGTTTTGGTTAATTACGATGCTTTCATGCAATTCCCCTCAGGTGGATGCTAAGTGGAAATGAACAGAAATAGGAAACAGAGCAGAGATCATCCAGTTTGTGGTATTTTTGTTCAATTTGTCCCTTCGTCTTGCACAGAAttccaggcaggcaggcagcgagcagttCTTCTCTGAACTTTGCAGCATTATTCCTTCTCCCTCGGGGAGACGGTGGGGTGGAGGCTGTGAAAAACATGGGGGGGAATCTTCTGTTACCGTTTCATCCCAGGCTGCCATCACACACCAGCCCTGTCCCTCTCCTGTCCCCTCCGCCACCGTTAACTAACGTCCTCGCTGTTTTTCGTCCGCAGGGCACATCTCTGGGAGTGGAACCCAGGATGTGGGATCCCCTGAGGAAGGCATCGACCCCCTACAGCTGCAGCCCACAATAGCCCAGAGCGACAGGACCTGCTGCGGACAAAGCGAGTCTCAGGAGGCAGCCAGGGATGCAGCCGGAGAAGCGCCGGAGGATCCTGGGCAGACGGAGCCCGTCCCACTTCCATCCCCCGACTGCTGGGAAGTCTGCCACTCAAGCCCCGCCGTTCCGACCTGCCAAGAGCTGCCGGCGGGAAATGGAGCATTCGCCTGCTCTGAATACGCAAAGGACTCCTTTGAAAGCCAGTGCCCTGTGTATCAGCCCGAAAAGCAGCCGGTCACCTGGGGGGAGTACATGAACAGTTTTGATTGGCTGACACATCTGCAGATGGACCTGAGGACCCACACGGGTGAGAAAATGTTTCCGTGTAGCGAATGCGAAGAAAGCTTCTCTGAAATTACAGATCTCAAAGTGCATAAGAGACGTCACACCAGAGAGAAACTCTGCGCGTGTCCAGAATGTGGGAAGAGCTTCAGAGGCAACCAAGCCCTCTCAGCACACAGGAGGAGCCACAGATCCGAGAAGCGCTTTGCATGCATTGAGTGTGATGAGCGCTTCGGCAGCATGACAGACTTGGGGATACACCAGAGAAGGCACGACAGGGAGAAACCCTGGATATGTCCGGAATGCGGGAAGACGTTCGGGGGCAACCAAGCTCTCGCGGCACACAGGAGGAGCCACACTTTCGAGAAGCGCTTTTCCTGCAGCGACTGTGAAGAACGCTTCAGTAACAAGGCAGATTTCGGAATACACCAGAGAATGCACGCCCGGGAGAAGCTCTGGATGTGTCCGGAATGTGGGAAGTGCTTGAGGACCGTCCAAGCGCTCATGATGCACAAGAGAAGCCACAAAGCCGAGAGACGCTTCCCGTGCGCGGCGTGTGGCGAAAGCTTCGACCAAGAGAAAAACCTGAGAAAACACCAGGAGGTCCATTCCGCGAGGAAGGCCTTTCCATGCCCCGAGTGTGGGAAGGTCTTCACAGGGACCCAAGCTCTCAGAAAACACAGGCAAACCCACACTCGAGAGAGACTCTTTCTGTACATGGACTGCGGGACGGGTTTCACTGACGGACACAGTCCCGTATCACACCCAGGAGAGAAAGCAGATGATGGCACTCGTTGGGGAAATGCGTTCTCTGAGGCAACAGATTTACTAGCCCACCAGACAGGCATCATTGGAGAGAGGCAGTTTCCGTGCAAGGAATGTGGGAGATGTTACATTCGAAAGAGGGACCTCACGGTCCACCTGAAAATTCATGAGCAAAGAGTGCTGGAAGAGGCAGCGAAAGAGGAAACTGTGGCAGAGCTGCAGAGTGACTTCTGCTCAAGCCTCCATGAAAACCTAGTTGTATCTACGGCATTCTTGCAGGACCTCATCAGCTCCACCAGCACTTTCCAATATGACTAACATCCTGTTTATGACCTCAGATAGGTTGTACAACTCAGTGTTGGCATTTTCCACATGTCACGGGGTCAGTGGTGTTGGGACTGAAGGGTAAAAATGTATTTCCTCAGCCTTGGTGCTAGGGTTGACAATGGTGACTGAGAGAGGGATGTCGTTTTCAACCTTGGCACTAGGATTGATGATAGCGGGAAGAATGCTCCGCTCTCTCAGCCTTGGCAGTAGGGCTCATGGTGACGGTGGTAGAGTGAGGGATGTCTCTTTCAGCCTTGGCACTAGGATTGATGATAGCGTGAAGAATGCTCCACTTTCTCAGCCTTGGCAGTAGGGCTCATGGTGACGTGGTAGAGGGAGGGATGTCTCTTTCAGCCTTGACACTAGGATTGATGATAGTGTGAAGAATGTTCCGCTCTCTCAGCCTTGGCAGTAGGGCTCATGGTGACGGTGGTAGAGTGAGGGATGTCTCTTTCAGCCTTGGCACTAGGACTGATGATAGCATGAAGAATGCTCCGCTCTCTCAGCCTTGGCAGTAGGGTTCATGGTGACGTGGTAGAGTGAGGGATGTCTCTTTCAGCCTTGGCACTAGGATTGATGATAGCGTGAAGAATGCTCCTCTCTCTCAGCCTTGGCAGTAGGGCTCATGGTGACGGCGGTAGAGGGAGGGATGTCTCTTTCAGCCTTGGCACTAGGATTGATGATAGCGTGAAGAATGCTCCGCTCTCTCATCCTTGGCAGTAGGGCTCATAGTGACGGTGGTAGAGGGAGGGATGTCTCTTTCAGCCTTGGCACTAGGATTGATGACAGCATGAAGAATGCTCCTCTCTCTCAGCCTTGGCAGTAGGGCTCATGGTGACGGCGGTAGAGGGAGGGATGTCTCTTTCAGCCTTGGCACTAGGATTGATGATAGCATGAAGAATGCTCCTCTCTCTCAGCCTTGTCAGTAGGGCTCATGGTGATGGCGGTAGAGGGAGGGATGTCTCTTTCAGCCTTGGCACTAGGATTGATGATAGCATGAAGAATGCTCCTCTCTCTCAGCCTTGGCAGTAGAGTTCATGGTGACGGTGGTAGAGGGAGGGATGTCTCTTTCTGCTTTGGCAGTAGGATTAATGATAGCATGAAGAATGCTCCGTTCTCTCAGCCTTGGCAGTAGGGCTCATGGTGACGGCggtagagggagggagggctgtCTTTCAGCTTTCACTCCAGAATTAAGGATGAAAATGGTGACAGTTGAAAGAGAGATGCCTGCTTCATCCCTTTCCTGCAGGATTATTAATGATGGTGGTGACAGGAGGAGGTCTGTCTCTTGATATTAGGAATGTCTGTTTCAGACTTTGCTTTAACATTGATCATGGTTGTTTAGAGATGGATGACTGTCTCTCAGGCCTTGCTCTGGAGCTAATGTAAGGACTCAGGGCTTGTCGGTTGAGGAAGGGCTGCCTTTCAAACTTTGGCATTGAAGACGCTCCCTTTGCTGTAGAGTTGCTGATGGTAATGAACGAGGGGAAGGGCATCTCTCTGGGTCGTTTCAGAGAAGGATACCTCTGTCAGATGTTGCTTTAGCATTGATGCTGTGTCGCTCTGGAGCTGGTAAGGACTGAGGGGAGGGCTATGGCTCTTAGCCCTTGCTTTAGCCTCTACGATGGTGGTTTAGGAAGGGATGGCTCTCTTGCTCTGGTTGCCGCAGGCTTTACCGTAAAGTTCCTGAAGCGACTGAGGGAGAAATGCGTTTTTCACCCTGAGATCCTGCTCACGTGTTGCTGAAGTAATACAGATAGAGGCCACTGTGGAGTGGGCCAGTGAGTGGTAAGCTTACATGCCCAGCTAAGGGTTCTGTGCCAGACCCCGGCCCCAGCTAACTTTAATTAGGCAGCCACTGAATGCTGGCGCTCGCTGCTCCCATCGACGCCTCTTGCGCAGGTAAAGAGTCGCCCAGGTTAAGTTTTCGCTTCCCAGGTTTCGTCAAGGTAACCCCCGTAAGCTGCCCAGACAGAGCCATTGAATGTCGACCTCGGACTTGtaaaaggaaaaacaattgcaaATCACATTGGATAAATAAAGACAATTCCAGGATTCCAGCGATTGTTCATTCTTGTCCCTGGTCACGCCGAGCTAGATTTTCAGAGACTTGGTGTGGGACGCCCAAGTCCAATGTTAAGCGCATAACAGCAGGTGCCTAAAATTTGGAAAGCATTTTCAGAGTCCATGAGGCGCCTAAGCTTGGAGCTGAAACTCTAGCACTCAGGCAGACAATGTGTTAAATGCTTCTGTGGTGGGCCATGTAGTGGAATGAGCTTGGAAACCCCCCTCGAGTGAGTGCAGTCTTCGGCACATCCCCTATGAATGTGCATGCAAGTCTGTCTCAAGCATATTCAGAAAGCCAGACTGGCCAGGGGCTCCCCGGGATCGCTTGCCCGCTCTTCCATCCGCACCTGTTAAGTCATTTCCCTGAGTCTGTGGGTAGAAGAtaactgcaggctttgcaccggTGTAGAGCGTGCAAAGATTGACCCGCCCCGTAGAGATGAATTTCCAAAATGAGTCTGtgtagggggcagggaggacGGTTTGAGATGAGCAGAGGCTGTGGTACGAAAAGATCTCAACCGTATCTGAAATGGATTAAAAAACAGAGAGACATCCATCTACAGTGTTAACCTACGGGCTGCAACCCATCGACAATCCAGTGAAGAAATGTGCTTcggtcatcccccccccccccccccccagcccgatGCCGGGCCTCCTCTCTGTTCTGCCTTTCTCGCTGCCTCCCTCCACCCGCAGGGCTAACCAGTGCCCTCTTCTCCCCCACTAAGTGGTAGCAGGTCTGGCACAGCATCCCGTTCTCACTTCTCCCAACGTTATCCCATGACCCTCCTCCCTCTGCCGCCACGATGTGTAAGGACGTGGAGGGAGGGTGGGCTAGCATGGCATGGTAGGGTACCCTCATACATGGAGCACTGTACGGATGCACAGGTTGCACAGCCCAAAAGCCATGCTTGGCCCTGCTTAGTATGCACATTGTAGCCgtctgcacataagaacataagaaattgccatactgggtcagatcaaaggtccatcaagcccagcatcctgattccaacagaggccaatccaggtcacaggtacccggcaggattcctaaattacataagaacataagaaattgccatgctgggtcagaccaagggtccatcaagcccagcatcctgattccaacagtggccaattcaggccacaagaacctggcaattacccaaatactaagaagatcccatgctactgatgcaattaatagcagtggctattccctaagtaaaattgattaatagcagctaatggacttcttctccaagaacttatccaatccttttttgaacccagctacactaactgcactaaccacatcctctggcaacaaattccagagctttattgtgcgttgagtgaaaaagaattttctccgattagtcttaactgtgctacttgctaacttcatggaatgccccctagtccttctaatatccgaaagtgtaaataaccaactcacatctacccattctagacctctcatgatgttaaacacctctatcatatcccccctcagttgtctcttctccaagctgaacagccctaacctctttagtctttcctcataggggagctgttccattccctttatcattttggtcacccttctctgtaccttctccatcgcaactatatcttttttgagatgcggcgaccagaattgtacacagtattcaaggtgcggtctcaccatggagcgatacagaggcattatgacattttccgttttattctccattccctttctaataattcccaacattctgtttgcttttttgactgccgcagcacactgaaccgacaatttcaatgtgttatccactatgatgcctagatctctttcttgggttgtagcacctaatatggaacctaacattgtgtaactatagcatgggttatttttccctatatgcatcaccttgcacttatccatattaaatttcatctgccatttggatgctcaattttccagtctcacaaggtcttcctgcaatttatcacaatctgcttgtggtttaactactctgaacaattttgtgtcatctgcaaatttgattatctcactcgtcgtatttctttccagatcatttataaatatattgaaaagtaaggttcccaatacagatccctgaggcactccactgcccactcccttccactgagaaaattgtccatttaatcctactctctgtttcctgtcttttagccagtttgtaatccacgaaaggacatcgccacctatcccatgactttttacttttcctagaagcctctcatgaggaactttgtcaaacgccttctgaaaatccaagtatactacatctaccagttcacctttatccacatgtttattaaccccttcaaaaaagtgaagcagatttgtgaggcaagacttgccttgggtaaagccataagaacataagaatatgccatactgggtcagaccaagggtccatcaagcccagcatcctgattccaacagtagccaatccaggccataagaacctggcaagtacccaaaaactaagtctagtccatgttaccactgctaataatagcggtggttactatataagtcaacttaattaatagcaggtaatggacttctcgtccaagaacttatccaatccttttttaaacacagctattctaactgcactaaccatatcctctgcaacaaattccagagtttaattgtgcgttgagtgaaaaagaactttctccgattagttttaaatgtgccacatgctaacttcatggagtgcccctagtctttccattatccgaaagagtaaaaaaccgtttcacatctacccgttctagacctctcatgattttaaacacctctatcatatcccccctcagccgtctcttctccaagctaaaacgTCCTatcctatttagtctttcctcataggggagctgtttcattccctttatcattttggtagcccttctctgtaccttctctatcgcaactatatcttttttgagatgcggagaccagaattgtacacagtattcaaggtgcgtctcaccatggagagatacagaggcattatgacattttctgtttattcacataaaaccattaaaccatgtctttctatatgttctatgattttgatctttagaagaatttccactatttttcctggcactgaagtcaggctaagctgtctgtagtttcccgtatcgcccctggagccctttttaaatattggggttacatttgctatcttctagtcttcaggtacaatggatgattttaatgataggttacaaatttttactaataggtctgaaatttcatttttttagttccttcagaactctggggtgtataccatccggtccaggtgatttactactcttcagtttgtcaatcaggcctaccacatcttctaggttcaccgtgatttgattcagtccatctgaatcattacccatgaaaaccttctccattacgggtacctccccaacatcctcttcagtaaacaccgaagcaaagaaatcatttaatctttccgcgatggccttatcttctctaagtgcccctttaatgtagacaagtgcaaagtgatgcacttaggggtggattttaaaaccctgctcgcgaaaatccgggcggatttacgcgagcagggccttgcgcgccggcgcgcctattttccataggcctgccggcgcgcgcagagccccgggactcgcataagtcctgttgtcgggggcggggccgatcgacgcagcgttttgggggcgggacgcggtgtttcgggggcgggcctgggggcgtggattcggcctggggcggtccaggggtgtggccgcaccctccggaaccgcccccgggttgcgtctcgggggcggttccggagggagaagtaaatccccggacaaaggtagggggggtttagatagggccgggggggtgggttagttagaggaagggaggggaaggtgaggggagggcgaaagagagttccctccgaggccgctccgatttcggagcggcctcggagggaactgaggtaggctgcgcggctcggcgcacgccggctgcccaaaatcggcagccttgcgcgcgccgatcctggattttagcagatacgcacggctacgcgcgtatctactaaaatccagcgtacttttgtttgcacctggagcacgaacaaaagtacgcgaacgcgccgtttttaaaaatctaccccttagggaagagTAGCCCAATTTATAGcttcacaatgcaaggttccacattaggagtcaccactcaggaaaaggatctaggtgacatcattgaaaatatgttgaaatcttctgctcagtgtgaatcagcagccaagaaagcaaatagaatgcaagggattattaggaaaggaatggagaataaaacagagagtatcataatgtctctgtatcactccatggtgcatcctcatcttgtgttcatatatcatacacaaacagaatgctggggattattaggaaaggaatggagaataaaacagagaatatcataatgcctctgtatcactccatggtgcatcctcatcttgtgttcatatatcatacacaaacagaatgctggggattattaggaaaggaatggagaataaaacagagaatatcataatgcctctgtatcactccatggtgcgacctcatcttgtgttcatatatcatacacaaacagaatgctggggattattaggaaaggaatggagaataaaacagagaatatcataatgcctctgtatcactccatggtgcatcctcatcttgtgttcatatatcatacacaaacagaatgctggggattattaggaaaggaatggagaataaaacagagaatatcataatgtctctgtatcactccatggtgcatcctcatcttgtgttcatatatcatacacaaacagaatgctgggaattattaggaaaggaatggagaataatacagataatctcataatgcctctgtatcacttcgtggtgcatcctcatcttgtgttcatatatcatatacacaaacagaatgctgaggattattaggaaaggaatggagaataaaacagagaatatcataatgtctctgtatcactccatggtgcatcctcatcttgtgttcatatatcatacacaaacagaatgctggggattattaggaaaggaatggagaataaaacagagaatatcataatgcctctgtatcactccatggtgcatcctcatcttgtgttcatatatcatatacaaacagaatgctggggattattaggaaaggaatggagaataaaacagagaatatcataatgcctctgtatctctccatggcgcatcctcatcttgtgttcatatatcatacacaaacagaatgctggggattattaggaaaggaatggagaataaaacagagaatatcataatgcctctgtatcactccatggtgcatcctcatcttgtgttcatatatcatacacaaacagaatgctggggattattaggaaaggaatggagaataaaacagagaatatcataatgtctctgtatcactccatggtgcaccctcatcttgtgttcatatatcatacacacacagaatgctggggattattaggaaaggaatggagaataaaacagagaatatcataatgcctctgtatcactccatggtgcatcctcatcttgtgttcatatatcatacacaaacagaatgctggggattattaggaaaggaatggagaataaaacagagaatatcataatgcctttgtatcactccatggtgcatcctcatcttgtgttcatatatcatacacaaacagaatgctggggattattaggaaaggaatggagaataaaacagagaatatcataatgcctctgtatcactccatggtgcatcctcatcttgtgctcatatatcatacacaaacagaatgctggggattattaggaaaggaatggagaataaaacagagaatatcataatgcctctgtatcactccatggtgcatcctcaccttgtgttcatatatcatacacaaacagaatgctggggattattaggaaaggaatggagaataaaacagagaatatcataatgtctctgtatcgctccatggtgcgacctcatcttgtgttcatatatcatacacaaacagaatgctgggaattattaggaaacgaatggagaataaaacagagaatatcataatgtctctgtatcactccatggtgcatcctcatcttgtgttcatatatcatacacaaacagaatgctggggattattaggaaaggaatggagaataaaacagagaatatcctaatgtctctgtatcactccatggtgcatcctcatcttgtgttcatatatcatacacacacagaatgctggggattattaggaaaggaatggagaataaaacagagaatatcataatgtctctgtatcactccatggtgcatcctcatcttgagtactgtgtgcagttctggtcaccacatctcaagaaagatagagcagaattagaaaaggtacagagaagggcgaccaagatgataaaggggatgaacaattcccctatgaggaaacactaaagtggttaggactcttcagcttggagaagagacagctgagaggagatataatagaggactataaaataatgagaggaatggaacgagtaaatcttaatcattgtttactctttcaaaaagtacaaacaccaggggacacacaatgaagttactgggtaatacatttaaaactattaagaatattttttttactcaacgcataattaagctctgggattcattgccagagggtgtggtgaaagctattagtgcagttgcatttaaaaaaggtttagacaagttcctggaggaaaagtccataaaccattattaaggtggagctgcagaaatcccctgcttattccTGGCATCAGCAGCTTGGAACCTCTCTGTCCCTCGGAATCCTGCCGGGGACCTGtgacctgccttgaccactgttggaaacaggattctgggcttgatggacccagtatggcaatttcttatgttcttatattccccTGCCCCCCAGGGAATGCCTCTTTTCTGAGCGGTTAAGGGCATATGCAGTGTTGTACACAATGTGTAATTTTACACAGGCAGAAAACTGTTTTGCATGCCTAAGTATGTTTTCACCCATGTAAAATGGGTAGAAAATTGACATCTGTTCGTCGCATGAGAAATTCGTTTTCATTACATTTCATGTTCAGATAAAGGTTGTTCATGGGCTGTTTGGGATGGGGTCCCAAGAGTAGATGCTAAGGAAATGAAATCAGTCAGTAAGTATTCAGCACAAAGTGACTGGCACACAAATGGAGCAAATTatgtagagagagaaaaaaaacacattttttgttaATTACAGTTTGATATAGTTCATACGCATCTTAATGTGGCGTGGGGAGTACAAAAAGCAAAGCATGGATTATGTAGAAATGGCAAACTAAAAGCTTTTGATCCACTTCCAGAAATATGGTTATTACGGCTAGACAATcacagcatgcaaaaaaaaaaaaatgatgatctCCAAATGGAGCTAGCAGAAGCCATGTGGGGATTAAGGAGACACTGGCGGAATTCAAAAATAGGTCTTTAAAAGATATGCTAATATTTTTATATGATGCCAGAAATGTGTAAAGAAAATCAACACAACTCTGCCAGACAAGGCGCCGTCATAATTCCCCAATTGAAACTCTAGCACAGACTTAGACAAAATAACGTTACATCTGGACATTGTGTAGACTGCATCAGTGCCTAACTTACTAGGACGTCATCAGGGCACGCCAGCCGGCTAAGTTGAGAAGCCAACCTGAAGGCCATAAGGGAAGCAGGTTTGGTATCGTCTGTTCACTTGTTACCCAGAGATCTGCCAGGGTATTTAACCTTGTTTGCAACCAGGGCAACAGGACACGGATAGAGGAGGCGATTGTAGAATTCAACTAGCAGTTGGGTCTGTCTGTCTGGCCGGCTGTGCAGGGGACATGGGAGGCTACATGTCTGGGCAATGTGCGATTAAAAGATGAAAGGCGAGGGATACTCGAGTACAAAAGCATGGAGTGCTGAGGAGAAAGGTGACCAAAGCTGTTCCTGGCAGCTGGGATGAATCCATAGCagcgttgcttacctgtaacaggtaattctcccaggacagcaggatgtcagcccTCCCACGTGGGCGACATCATCTGATGCATGATATCACCCGTCTCGTGAAGATATCTTGGacaaaacacctgttacaggttagcaactctgctttctccaaggacaagcaggatggcaataCTCGCACccgggtgaatccctagctacagcttgccttccaataaaaaaaaaaggggacaacAAAACCAGTGCCAATAATAATATTTTTGTTGGCATCGGGccttttttttataatgtatatACCCTAAAGGGGGGGTTGCAACCTGAACAAAAACCACGGGCCCTAGGTGGGAGCACAGTTTGGGCTCTGTCAGAACTGAGGGGACCCACACGGGAGCAGCCCAGGACTtcagggcaagacaagacagagctGGAGAATCTTCTGCCTATGGCAgccgcctcccctgcaggttgagcctttggcattctggtggccggcaggacttgggTTGTGGCTGAAGTTGAGGTATAAGACTGGAGACCAAGGCAGGTTTGGAGCTTGAACATTGTGCAGGGACACGTGGAGCTGGAACAGAGTGGAACATCATGTAAGTAAGCGAGGAGCTGGAACAGAGTGGAACATCATGTAGGTAAGCGTGGAGCTGGAACAGAGTGGAACATCATGTAGGTAAGcgaggagctggagcagactgGAACAGCATGTAGGTAAGcgaggagctggagcagactgGAACATCATGTAGGTAAGCGTGGAGCTGGAACAGAGTGGAACATCATGTAGG is from Rhinatrema bivittatum chromosome 2, aRhiBiv1.1, whole genome shotgun sequence and encodes:
- the LOC115083445 gene encoding oocyte zinc finger protein XlCOF6-like is translated as MAAGQCVQVSLDDIAVHFSLEEWEGLQEWQKALYQEVMAETLELVASLGHISGSGTQDVGSPEEGIDPLQLQPTIAQSDRTCCGQSESQEAARDAAGEAPEDPGQTEPVPLPSPDCWEVCHSSPAVPTCQELPAGNGAFACSEYAKDSFESQCPVYQPEKQPVTWGEYMNSFDWLTHLQMDLRTHTGEKMFPCSECEESFSEITDLKVHKRRHTREKLCACPECGKSFRGNQALSAHRRSHRSEKRFACIECDERFGSMTDLGIHQRRHDREKPWICPECGKTFGGNQALAAHRRSHTFEKRFSCSDCEERFSNKADFGIHQRMHAREKLWMCPECGKCLRTVQALMMHKRSHKAERRFPCAACGESFDQEKNLRKHQEVHSARKAFPCPECGKVFTGTQALRKHRQTHTRERLFLYMDCGTGFTDGHSPVSHPGEKADDGTRWGNAFSEATDLLAHQTGIIGERQFPCKECGRCYIRKRDLTVHLKIHEQRVLEEAAKEETVAELQSDFCSSLHENLVVSTAFLQDLISSTSTFQYD